The following DNA comes from Eulemur rufifrons isolate Redbay chromosome 5, OSU_ERuf_1, whole genome shotgun sequence.
ATCTGTCTCACAATCGACTCCGGGTGCTCCCTCCCGAGGTGGGGAAACTGACTCGGATCGTGGTCCTGAACTTGTGCGGGAACCACCTGAAGAGTCTGCCCCGGGAGGTCAGCCTCCTGCAGAGCCTCAAGGTCCTGTTTGTCAACATGAACTGCCTGACCGAGGTGCCGGCCGAGCTGAGCTTGTGCAGAAACCTGGAAGTCCTGAGCTTGTCGCACAACTGCCTGTCCCAGCTGCCCGCCAGCCTCGCCGACCTTTCCAGGCTGAGGAAGCTGAACCTCAGCAACAACTACTTTGCTCACATCCCCATCTGTGTGTTCTCGCTGAAGGAGCTGGATTTCTTGCACGTGGGCTCCAATCGCCTGGAAAACATTGCCGAGAGCATCCAGTGCCTGGCCAGCCTGCAGATCTTCATCGCGGAGAGCAACAACATCCACTCCTTCCCGAGGTCGCTCTGCCTCATCACGAGCCTGGAGCTGCTGAACTTGAACAACAATGACATCCAGACCCTCCCGGACGAGCTCTACCTGCTGCGCAGACTGGCCAAGATCGCGTGGAACCCCATGGACAAAGGGCTGCACATTTCCCACAACCCTCTGGCCAAGCCCCTGCCGGAGCTGGTGGAGGGGGGCCTGGAGATGCTCTTCGGCTACCTGAAGGACAAAAAGCACAACTGACATGGGCACCGGAGGCGCGGACGGGACCAGCTCACCTGGACCGTCAACCGGGGTACTTCTCTCATCTAAACTTTCTCCTCTTGCCGTTCGTGTCTGTCAGTGCTCTTGTTAGTATTTGCTAAATCGTTGTGGAACGTTCATCCTAGGCAGGTGTTTGCCTTAACTTTGTATGTTCTTAATAACCTCCAGGATAATATCATACGTTCATCTCATTCTCTACATAAATTCAAACAGGCGTTTGGTTTTCTCCAAGGAGAACTAATTGCTCTGATTCTTCTGAGAAGTAGTGAGACCCAGCTCTTGGAGTAGTGGACAGCAGGTCTGAATTCAATATAATTCAAAAGTCTAATATTTGCTAAGTATGTCCTGTGTGCCAAGTATGGTGTGAGGCGTTGAAACCACCTGGTTTCAGATGGTTTCTGCTTTGTACTGGCAACTGGTGGCCAGGTGGCCGCAGCAAGACGTGTTCCTCAGTCAAGCATTACTTGGGACCAAAAAGCAAGCCAGAGCTGTGCTCTGTCGCCAACGACCAAAACAGGCAGTGCTTTCCCCTGGGGTTCCGGGGGAACGATCAtaggaattttttctttcaaacgGCTGTGCAGTAATACATTGCTCATGTTTATGTCTGGTGGTGAGTAACAGAACCAATAAAGATGAACCAATATTAATGTGTAGTTTCAACCTTCCTTCCCAGTCCTCTTCACCCATAGTCATATCCCTGAACCTCTTTGCTA
Coding sequences within:
- the LRRC30 gene encoding leucine-rich repeat-containing protein 30 encodes the protein MGARQSRASSRDKGSKRMLLLGRRQKFSPWDDILLSGRDPRSLLKRGMRHVSFSLVTKGMTDIPDFLWGLSEVQKLNLSHNRLRVLPPEVGKLTRIVVLNLCGNHLKSLPREVSLLQSLKVLFVNMNCLTEVPAELSLCRNLEVLSLSHNCLSQLPASLADLSRLRKLNLSNNYFAHIPICVFSLKELDFLHVGSNRLENIAESIQCLASLQIFIAESNNIHSFPRSLCLITSLELLNLNNNDIQTLPDELYLLRRLAKIAWNPMDKGLHISHNPLAKPLPELVEGGLEMLFGYLKDKKHN